From Agromyces sp. SYSU T00194, a single genomic window includes:
- a CDS encoding DUF726 domain-containing protein, producing the protein MPGSLHAHIVEGTQLKVNVVSDQGATLSLIGELTDLEPVVEVGGVLESNHALCTNMWAYAKTWYTARATSNDDALALADPAEQKAALKRADEVRRAAQKQADAYAKTAQWIADVADDVSMLDIQHGWCSSCFLINEHRKSNRPAGQLPVYVCQGCGSPTLPCVAVGCPNMAVRDRGAIRVPQFCAEHRHQIPGFEKSQGNFGELHDYEDFLRYEKPDLDRASKIAVGGVAAVGIAVPLGLLAAPAIGGAIGSLGVFGGLSGAAATSHGLALLGGGSLAAGGLGMAGGTAVVTAVGAAVGGALGASVSNAYLREDKSFRIELLRPGRGGIPVLVANGFLTDGEGHKWGGWKAIVNDRYPDSPVYRVWWGAKELRDFGLLGANLAGKAGAVAAVKAGAAVGTKSGARFLGNVIGPAMLATDVMKNPWHVAKSRADKTGVIVGDLLARTEAESYVLIGHSLGARAMVVAAETLGSKPGGPRVQSAHLLGAAIGAKKDWAALTAAVDEVVYGYHSTNDSILKYVYRTAQGGESAAGLVGFSPISPKLQNIDVSDRVSTHFEYQDKVQLV; encoded by the coding sequence ATGCCCGGCTCCCTCCATGCCCACATCGTCGAAGGAACGCAGCTCAAGGTCAATGTGGTTTCGGATCAGGGAGCAACGCTCTCCCTCATCGGCGAGCTGACTGACTTGGAGCCGGTGGTCGAGGTCGGCGGTGTGCTCGAATCCAATCACGCGCTGTGCACCAACATGTGGGCGTATGCGAAGACGTGGTACACGGCCCGAGCGACGTCGAATGACGACGCGCTCGCCCTCGCCGATCCGGCGGAACAGAAGGCCGCATTGAAGCGGGCAGACGAAGTGCGTCGGGCGGCCCAGAAGCAAGCCGACGCCTACGCGAAGACCGCCCAGTGGATTGCCGACGTTGCTGACGACGTCTCGATGCTGGACATTCAGCACGGCTGGTGCTCATCGTGCTTTCTCATCAACGAGCATCGAAAGTCGAATCGCCCAGCGGGCCAGCTTCCCGTATATGTGTGCCAGGGATGTGGATCACCGACACTCCCCTGCGTCGCTGTCGGGTGCCCCAACATGGCGGTTCGTGACCGCGGCGCGATCCGGGTGCCGCAGTTCTGCGCCGAGCACCGTCATCAGATTCCCGGGTTCGAGAAGTCGCAAGGGAACTTCGGCGAGCTCCACGACTATGAGGACTTCCTCCGATACGAGAAGCCCGATCTGGACAGGGCGTCGAAGATCGCGGTTGGTGGTGTCGCCGCCGTGGGCATCGCTGTTCCCCTTGGGCTTCTCGCCGCACCTGCCATCGGTGGCGCAATCGGTTCACTCGGGGTGTTCGGTGGCCTATCGGGCGCTGCCGCAACATCCCATGGTCTCGCGCTGCTCGGAGGCGGGAGCCTCGCAGCCGGGGGCCTCGGGATGGCGGGCGGAACGGCAGTAGTCACGGCGGTCGGAGCCGCTGTCGGCGGTGCGCTCGGCGCCTCTGTCTCGAATGCGTACCTTCGCGAGGACAAGTCCTTCCGAATCGAGCTGCTTCGTCCGGGGCGAGGGGGCATACCTGTTCTCGTCGCGAATGGGTTTCTCACCGACGGTGAAGGTCACAAGTGGGGAGGCTGGAAGGCGATCGTAAATGATCGATACCCCGACTCCCCGGTGTATCGAGTTTGGTGGGGGGCGAAGGAACTCCGCGACTTCGGACTGCTCGGCGCCAACCTCGCGGGGAAGGCCGGTGCCGTCGCCGCAGTGAAGGCGGGCGCCGCAGTCGGCACCAAGAGTGGTGCACGTTTCCTGGGGAACGTGATCGGCCCGGCGATGTTGGCGACCGACGTGATGAAGAACCCGTGGCACGTTGCGAAGAGCAGAGCTGACAAGACCGGAGTCATCGTCGGAGATCTTCTCGCGCGCACGGAGGCCGAGTCCTACGTACTGATCGGCCACAGTCTCGGGGCGAGGGCGATGGTTGTTGCGGCGGAAACACTTGGCTCGAAGCCGGGCGGCCCACGGGTCCAGTCCGCGCATCTTCTCGGAGCGGCGATCGGCGCCAAGAAGGACTGGGCTGCGCTCACGGCGGCAGTCGACGAGGTCGTCTACGGCTACCACTCGACGAACGACAGCATCCTCAAGTACGTCTACCGAACGGCACAGGGTGGCGAATCGGCCGCGGGTCTAGTGGGATTCAGCCCAATCTCGCCGAAGTTGCAGAACATCGACGTCTCCGACCGAGTGAGTACCCACTTCGAGTACCAGGACAAGGTCCAGCTCGTGTGA
- a CDS encoding PD-(D/E)XK nuclease family protein — protein MQTHDARHGPDAVARLRRLVADAKGGEPLAPVTVIVRDNIAALTVRRSLARGIGGRGGVAAVQVTTLRRLGEQVLAAASLTGQPVTTALLTMLWRRELSADPGSFGPVARHPATVRSLVRAGRELRHVPDAVLHDIGETGGLRADLVRLGSGVARRSLVGRRDDAAVLRDAADLIAQNSTALSRFGAVIVYLPDEPDPLERALLGAIDEATEVTVLLGRTGHQEVDAPLQAALRWDADIKEVQAPIATRVVHASDADEEVRDVVRELRLRLAEGVPAHHIAMLYSVAAPYSRLAHDHLAGAGIAANGPGVRALRDRAVADGFLALLSLDPDDLQRIALFAWLNRAPVRRSEAGGTVPGTQWERLAREAGITGGDWAARLADHEARHRARLEADQANPDASKSSIAYRERAIAATKELNAFVGELQSHLRDGSQIEGWASLAEWAREMFRRYFAVERLPEDEQRAATAIELTLSGLAELDDVGDAASVSQLIEILDIELDSRRSRVGRFGEGVFVGPITQAPSLEVSHVFVVGLSEDQFPGRLLPDPLLPESVRASSGGALATARDHLRRSHRALLAAFQIGDDVTASFPRGDLRRGSERLPSRWLMPTLRALAGSPDLEATRWSEASSETIRSVASHWQAMTGTPHPGTEQEWRVRHLATGGRHDEDAALGTAIEMVGARRSSTFTRFDGNLSDVAGLPDFLQSGVVAPTTLERYAGCPHAYFVERLLRVSPVDTPEDILSLRPWDLGSIVHEVLDQLVRDVLTDGGLPDYGEAWRPEHRERMRAIAEEVMSGFERRGLTGHPRLWANERERLQDDFEAILDLDDQAHAEHGSRVIASELTFGMNGEPPVRIELASGAIAMKGSADRVDEREDGRLIVTDFKTGSARGFADIRSDPVAAGRKLQLPLYAAAARERFGNGRVEAAYWFIGRRDRGERIPIELTDEIDATYRSALETLVTGIRTGSFIARPPATDDFAWVQCQFCNPDGVGYGHIRRPSDQKRTDPALADLFRLLDPAALEDDEETPR, from the coding sequence ATGCAGACCCACGACGCCCGCCATGGTCCAGACGCCGTGGCGAGGTTGCGGCGGCTCGTCGCCGACGCGAAGGGTGGCGAACCGCTCGCACCGGTGACGGTCATCGTCCGCGACAACATCGCCGCACTCACCGTGAGGCGATCACTCGCGCGCGGTATCGGTGGGCGAGGCGGTGTTGCCGCGGTTCAGGTAACGACACTTCGTCGACTCGGAGAGCAGGTGCTGGCTGCAGCTTCCTTGACTGGGCAACCGGTGACTACCGCGCTCCTGACGATGCTGTGGCGGCGCGAGCTCTCGGCGGACCCCGGAAGCTTTGGCCCCGTTGCGCGGCACCCGGCCACCGTCCGCTCGCTCGTCCGAGCGGGTCGCGAACTCCGACACGTACCCGATGCGGTCCTTCACGACATTGGAGAAACAGGAGGCCTGCGCGCCGACCTCGTTCGTCTGGGGAGTGGGGTCGCCAGGCGATCGCTGGTGGGGCGGCGCGACGACGCGGCCGTGCTGCGGGACGCGGCCGACCTGATCGCTCAGAACTCGACGGCACTCTCTCGTTTCGGGGCGGTGATCGTCTACCTGCCCGATGAACCAGACCCTCTCGAGCGTGCGTTGCTCGGTGCGATCGATGAGGCGACCGAAGTGACGGTCCTTCTCGGGCGGACCGGACACCAGGAGGTTGATGCGCCTCTTCAAGCGGCCCTGAGGTGGGATGCCGACATCAAGGAGGTCCAGGCTCCAATCGCGACGCGCGTGGTGCATGCCTCTGATGCCGACGAAGAGGTGCGAGATGTCGTGCGCGAGCTTCGCTTGCGGCTGGCCGAGGGAGTGCCTGCGCATCACATTGCCATGCTGTACTCAGTCGCTGCCCCCTATTCGCGACTGGCTCACGATCACCTCGCGGGCGCTGGCATCGCCGCGAATGGCCCAGGCGTGAGGGCGCTGCGGGACCGGGCGGTCGCTGACGGGTTCCTTGCTCTCCTCTCGCTCGACCCTGATGACCTGCAACGCATCGCGCTCTTTGCCTGGCTCAATCGCGCGCCGGTGCGCCGGTCGGAGGCGGGCGGCACAGTGCCAGGCACTCAGTGGGAGCGGCTTGCACGCGAGGCAGGCATCACGGGAGGAGATTGGGCGGCGCGGCTCGCTGACCACGAAGCGCGCCATCGGGCTCGGCTCGAGGCGGATCAGGCGAATCCGGATGCAAGCAAGAGTTCGATCGCCTACCGCGAGCGTGCGATTGCGGCGACCAAGGAGCTCAACGCATTCGTCGGGGAACTCCAGTCGCACCTGCGTGATGGCTCGCAGATCGAGGGTTGGGCAAGCCTGGCCGAGTGGGCGCGCGAGATGTTCCGTCGGTACTTCGCGGTTGAACGACTCCCGGAAGATGAGCAGCGCGCGGCCACCGCGATCGAGTTGACGCTGTCGGGTCTGGCGGAGCTCGACGATGTTGGTGACGCTGCCTCGGTGTCCCAGCTCATCGAGATTCTCGACATCGAACTCGATTCGCGCCGATCGCGCGTCGGTCGTTTCGGTGAAGGTGTCTTCGTAGGGCCAATCACCCAGGCGCCGTCACTCGAGGTGTCGCATGTGTTCGTCGTCGGTCTGTCCGAAGACCAGTTCCCAGGCCGGCTGCTGCCTGACCCCCTGCTGCCGGAATCGGTGCGAGCGTCATCCGGTGGAGCGTTGGCGACGGCACGCGATCACCTCCGCCGGAGTCACCGTGCCCTGCTCGCCGCATTCCAGATCGGCGATGACGTGACCGCATCTTTCCCGCGGGGTGACCTTCGCCGGGGCTCGGAACGGCTCCCGAGCCGGTGGCTCATGCCAACTCTCCGCGCGCTTGCCGGCTCACCTGATCTGGAGGCTACTCGGTGGTCAGAGGCGTCCAGCGAGACGATTCGGTCAGTCGCTTCCCACTGGCAGGCCATGACCGGCACGCCTCACCCCGGCACCGAGCAGGAGTGGCGTGTTCGACACCTCGCGACCGGAGGCCGTCACGATGAGGATGCAGCGCTCGGAACCGCGATCGAAATGGTGGGTGCGCGGCGGTCGAGTACATTTACGCGGTTCGACGGCAACCTGAGTGACGTCGCAGGACTCCCAGACTTCCTACAGAGCGGCGTCGTTGCACCGACCACCCTCGAACGATACGCGGGCTGTCCGCATGCGTACTTCGTCGAGCGATTGCTCCGCGTCTCACCCGTCGACACGCCGGAGGACATTCTCAGCCTGCGTCCCTGGGATCTGGGGTCGATCGTCCACGAGGTCCTAGACCAGCTCGTGCGAGACGTCCTGACTGACGGCGGTCTGCCTGACTACGGTGAGGCATGGCGTCCTGAGCATCGTGAGCGGATGCGCGCGATTGCGGAAGAGGTCATGTCGGGCTTTGAGAGGCGCGGACTGACAGGTCACCCACGCCTCTGGGCGAATGAACGTGAACGACTCCAAGACGACTTCGAAGCGATCCTCGACCTCGACGACCAGGCGCACGCCGAACACGGGTCTCGAGTGATCGCCAGTGAACTCACCTTCGGGATGAACGGCGAACCGCCGGTGCGCATCGAGCTCGCGTCCGGCGCGATCGCGATGAAGGGCAGTGCGGATCGGGTCGACGAACGAGAGGATGGCCGGCTCATCGTTACGGACTTCAAGACCGGCAGTGCACGCGGATTCGCCGACATCAGGAGTGATCCGGTGGCCGCCGGGCGGAAGCTGCAATTGCCGCTCTACGCCGCAGCTGCGCGTGAGCGGTTTGGCAACGGTCGGGTCGAAGCAGCCTATTGGTTCATTGGCCGTCGAGACCGGGGCGAGCGCATCCCCATCGAACTGACGGATGAGATCGACGCGACCTACCGCTCCGCACTGGAGACCCTCGTCACGGGCATCAGAACTGGCTCCTTCATCGCGAGGCCTCCGGCCACGGACGACTTCGCCTGGGTGCAGTGCCAGTTCTGCAATCCGGACGGCGTCGGATACGGCCACATCCGGCGACCCAGCGATCAGAAGCGCACGGACCCGGCCCTCGCAGACCTCTTCCGGCTCCTCGATCCAGCCGCGCTCGAAGACGACGAGGAGACGCCCCGATGA
- a CDS encoding UvrD-helicase domain-containing protein, which yields MTLADAEARQAVTEHRDESLFVDAGAGSGKTSVLVQRVVASVLEDGIPLSETAVVTFTEKAGNELRDRLRGAFEDRLRTAQDGEPVARAKTALDDLDAAAIGTLHSFAQRILAAFPIQAGMPPLIEVLDEVASSVAFDARWAAMWRRLLDDDALAETLQFALGVGIDSEKLRSLARAFGNDWDLIESHVLAHPAQSPQFPDTQPLLRQAILVSEQASGCRDESDRFLRVIRRVAHWIERFSGDQDDRERYALISELSALKPGVGGRGANWEGNLAELKEQVRDLASAAGTFRRQYADAALRPIARWVAAAVLDAARERVASGSLEFHDLLVASRDLLRHDGDARAELQHTYRRLLLDEFQDTDPIQIELALRIVGGRAADAEDLRDIDVPAGSVFVVGDPKQSIYRFRRANIATYLTASEHLGRRVTLSTNFRSVPAVLEWVNQVFGSMIQAKPLAQPAYEPLGAHRTVLDLDGTSFTGPAVTLLGAEAHAGRPSAADLRIAEARNVASVIAKALTEGWTVQDAKTGVWRPLTLRDIAILLPARTSLPFLETALDEMGIAYRTESSSLVYQSDEIRSLMAAARAIADPSDQLSAVSALRSPLFGCGDDDLFAYRRDGGSFTVSAPVNDELAGHPVGVAMSYLNDLYYRSRWLTPAEVLTDLVVERRVLETSSATEPSSRARDQFGRVRFVIDQARAWSEVEHGGLRAYLAWAAHQAQDAARVAESLLPETDLDVVRIMTVHAAKGLEFGMVVLSGMTSQSRRPSGVQLLWQDHSYAVKLSATVETNDFAEAAPLDEQMDSEERRRLLYVAATRARDHLLVSLHRSESGPETAARLFEQCGALGVDGVMRFDSGGADPLAAGIHPEPAPSVQWDEWWAATETARRRSRTASVRTASGLEGTEPDVVWAIGDADGSGDQQAAELAAGSAKGPRDVELAPWLKGRYGNLIGRAVHGTLQAIDGDTSLVDQVAGAQSLAEGVPSLSSAVASFVRSALATDVVARAFVSEHWTEVYVGMVEHDGIVLEGFIDLLFRDADGSLVIVDYKTDTVTDATDSLAQRAAHYAPQLHAYIRALEAATGELARAQLVFLDGSGSAGLVIPVEALTTTGR from the coding sequence ATGACGCTCGCCGATGCGGAGGCCCGCCAAGCCGTCACGGAGCACCGCGATGAGAGTCTCTTTGTGGACGCCGGCGCAGGTAGCGGCAAGACTTCCGTGCTCGTCCAGCGGGTCGTCGCGTCCGTACTTGAGGACGGCATTCCGCTGTCGGAAACCGCCGTGGTCACCTTTACCGAGAAGGCCGGAAATGAGCTGCGCGACCGACTCCGGGGAGCCTTCGAGGACCGACTCCGCACTGCGCAGGACGGCGAGCCCGTGGCGCGCGCGAAGACTGCGCTCGACGACCTCGACGCTGCCGCCATCGGCACGCTCCACTCATTCGCGCAGCGGATCCTCGCCGCGTTCCCAATTCAGGCGGGCATGCCACCGCTGATCGAGGTGCTCGACGAGGTCGCGTCGTCAGTAGCGTTCGATGCTCGCTGGGCGGCGATGTGGCGTCGCCTGCTCGATGACGACGCCTTGGCTGAGACGCTCCAGTTCGCACTGGGTGTCGGGATCGACAGCGAGAAGCTTCGCTCGCTCGCGCGGGCATTCGGCAACGACTGGGACCTCATCGAGTCGCACGTGCTCGCCCATCCCGCGCAGTCGCCTCAGTTTCCAGACACTCAGCCGCTGCTTCGACAAGCGATTCTTGTCAGCGAGCAGGCGAGCGGATGCCGCGATGAATCGGACCGCTTCCTGCGCGTGATTCGCCGCGTTGCGCACTGGATCGAGCGATTCTCCGGCGACCAGGACGATCGCGAGCGCTATGCCTTGATCAGCGAACTCTCCGCCCTCAAGCCGGGTGTCGGCGGCAGGGGGGCCAACTGGGAGGGCAACCTGGCCGAACTGAAAGAGCAGGTCAGGGACCTCGCATCTGCTGCTGGCACCTTCCGACGGCAGTATGCGGATGCAGCGTTGCGGCCGATCGCACGATGGGTCGCCGCTGCTGTGCTCGACGCGGCGCGGGAACGTGTTGCATCCGGTTCGCTGGAGTTCCACGACCTACTCGTGGCGTCCCGTGATCTGCTTCGGCACGACGGGGACGCCCGCGCTGAGCTGCAGCACACGTACCGCCGACTGTTGCTCGACGAGTTTCAGGACACCGACCCAATCCAGATCGAGCTCGCGCTGCGGATTGTGGGCGGCAGGGCTGCGGACGCGGAGGACTTGCGCGACATCGATGTGCCCGCCGGGTCGGTGTTCGTCGTTGGCGACCCCAAGCAGTCGATCTACCGTTTCCGGCGTGCGAACATCGCCACCTATCTCACCGCAAGCGAGCATCTCGGTCGTCGGGTCACGCTTTCGACGAACTTCCGCTCGGTGCCCGCTGTGCTCGAATGGGTGAACCAGGTCTTCGGCTCCATGATCCAAGCGAAACCGCTTGCGCAGCCCGCCTACGAGCCACTGGGCGCACATCGCACAGTGCTGGACCTTGACGGTACGTCGTTTACCGGCCCGGCGGTCACCCTGCTCGGAGCCGAGGCACACGCGGGACGCCCGTCGGCCGCAGATCTTCGCATCGCGGAGGCGCGAAACGTCGCATCGGTCATTGCGAAGGCGCTCACCGAAGGGTGGACTGTCCAGGATGCGAAAACCGGTGTGTGGCGGCCGTTGACGCTGAGGGACATCGCGATCCTCCTTCCTGCGCGAACATCGCTGCCATTTCTCGAAACAGCGCTCGACGAGATGGGAATCGCGTACCGCACCGAGTCGAGCTCGCTCGTGTATCAGTCCGATGAGATTCGATCGCTGATGGCAGCGGCTCGAGCCATCGCGGATCCGAGCGATCAGCTCTCCGCGGTGAGTGCGCTGCGTTCGCCACTGTTCGGTTGCGGTGACGATGATCTGTTTGCCTATCGCCGAGACGGTGGGTCCTTCACGGTGAGCGCGCCGGTCAACGACGAGCTTGCGGGCCATCCGGTCGGCGTGGCGATGTCGTACCTCAACGACCTGTACTACCGCAGCCGCTGGCTCACCCCAGCCGAGGTGCTGACCGATCTCGTGGTTGAGCGTCGCGTGCTTGAGACCTCGTCAGCGACTGAACCGTCATCGCGGGCGCGCGACCAATTTGGGCGCGTGCGCTTCGTGATCGATCAGGCGCGTGCGTGGTCCGAGGTGGAGCATGGCGGCCTGCGCGCCTATCTGGCCTGGGCGGCACATCAGGCGCAGGATGCCGCGCGGGTGGCCGAATCGCTCCTGCCCGAGACCGACCTCGATGTGGTTCGCATCATGACGGTGCACGCGGCAAAGGGCTTGGAGTTCGGAATGGTCGTGCTCTCTGGTATGACGAGTCAGTCTCGTCGCCCCAGCGGTGTTCAGCTGCTCTGGCAGGACCACTCATACGCCGTGAAGTTGTCGGCCACGGTCGAGACCAACGACTTTGCTGAGGCCGCGCCGCTCGACGAGCAGATGGACAGCGAGGAGCGCCGTCGGTTGCTGTACGTTGCTGCCACCCGAGCTCGCGACCATCTTCTTGTGTCGCTGCACCGCAGTGAGAGCGGCCCCGAAACCGCCGCAAGGCTCTTCGAGCAGTGCGGTGCACTCGGCGTCGACGGGGTGATGCGCTTCGACTCCGGAGGCGCGGACCCACTTGCCGCTGGAATTCACCCGGAGCCGGCTCCGAGCGTGCAATGGGACGAATGGTGGGCGGCGACCGAGACCGCTCGCCGCCGTTCGCGAACCGCATCTGTGCGTACGGCCTCGGGCCTCGAGGGAACCGAGCCAGATGTGGTGTGGGCGATCGGAGACGCGGACGGGTCAGGCGACCAGCAAGCAGCGGAGCTCGCTGCCGGATCCGCAAAGGGGCCGCGCGACGTTGAACTCGCTCCCTGGTTGAAGGGCCGGTACGGCAACCTCATCGGTCGGGCGGTGCATGGCACGCTCCAGGCCATCGATGGGGATACATCGCTCGTTGATCAGGTTGCGGGTGCCCAGTCTCTTGCCGAAGGCGTCCCGAGTCTGAGCAGCGCCGTGGCATCGTTCGTGAGATCAGCGCTCGCAACCGACGTCGTCGCGCGCGCCTTCGTTTCTGAGCACTGGACCGAGGTCTATGTCGGCATGGTCGAGCACGACGGCATCGTGCTGGAAGGATTCATCGACCTGCTCTTCCGTGACGCCGACGGGTCGCTCGTCATCGTGGACTACAAGACCGACACGGTGACGGATGCAACGGACTCGCTCGCGCAGCGGGCAGCGCACTATGCACCGCAACTTCACGCCTACATCCGCGCGCTCGAGGCAGCGACTGGCGAACTGGCGAGGGCGCAACTCGTGTTCCTCGATGGATCAGGTTCCGCAGGACTCGTCATTCCTGTCGAGGCGCTCACCACCACGGGCCGCTAA
- a CDS encoding HD domain-containing protein translates to MTDGVDGVVQVALAARIAARQHFGQLDKLGAAYISHPARVAASLEPSGDLVAVAAGWLHDVIEDTYLGDRRMTATDLLQEGVAPEVVEIVVLMTRTDDVPSDEYYARLAAHPVARQVKLADIADNLLPWRVAKLDDSKREQLAAKYAHAREVLSAGAR, encoded by the coding sequence ATGACCGACGGAGTCGACGGTGTGGTGCAGGTGGCCCTCGCGGCACGGATCGCTGCGCGCCAGCACTTCGGTCAGCTCGACAAGCTCGGTGCGGCCTACATCTCGCATCCGGCTCGGGTGGCCGCGTCACTGGAACCGAGCGGCGATCTCGTCGCCGTCGCGGCCGGATGGCTCCACGACGTGATCGAAGACACCTACCTCGGCGATCGACGGATGACCGCCACGGACCTCCTGCAGGAGGGAGTCGCTCCGGAGGTCGTGGAGATCGTGGTGCTGATGACGCGAACCGACGACGTGCCGTCCGACGAGTACTACGCCCGCCTCGCCGCGCACCCGGTCGCGCGACAGGTCAAACTCGCCGACATCGCCGACAACCTCCTCCCGTGGCGCGTCGCGAAGCTCGACGACTCGAAGCGTGAGCAGCTCGCTGCGAAGTACGCGCACGCGCGCGAGGTGCTGAGCGCGGGGGCGCGATAG
- a CDS encoding nuclease-related domain-containing protein yields MSEYVGVGDLARRRPAASVIAECLREQASVPPNSAMQRIFGVSPLGRAAEPWYVGALGELEVARRLERLGDGWHVLHSVPVGTAGSDLDHVVIGPGGVFTINTKHHRGASVWVGARRILVNGQRTDHLRNAEHEANRTAKLLSTATRMPLEATPVLAIVGARRLTVRERPARVVVLPADALARWLRGRPVVLAPEEVGRLVASAALPSTWGQSGEVVEADHDAFERLRLEVVRARRRRLMWGGVVMAAAVVALFAVVGVAVGAVAGT; encoded by the coding sequence GTGAGCGAATACGTGGGCGTGGGTGACCTCGCGCGGCGCCGCCCCGCGGCATCCGTCATCGCAGAGTGCCTGCGCGAGCAGGCGAGCGTGCCGCCGAACAGCGCGATGCAGCGGATCTTCGGGGTCTCGCCGCTCGGGCGGGCGGCGGAGCCCTGGTACGTCGGAGCGCTCGGCGAGCTCGAGGTCGCGCGGCGGCTGGAGCGACTCGGCGACGGGTGGCACGTGCTGCACTCGGTTCCGGTCGGCACTGCGGGCAGCGACCTCGACCACGTCGTGATCGGGCCGGGCGGGGTGTTCACGATCAACACGAAGCACCACCGCGGCGCGTCGGTGTGGGTCGGCGCGCGCCGCATCCTCGTCAACGGGCAGCGCACCGACCACCTGCGCAACGCCGAGCACGAGGCGAACCGCACCGCGAAGCTGCTGTCGACGGCGACACGGATGCCCCTGGAAGCGACGCCGGTGCTCGCGATCGTCGGCGCCCGGCGGCTGACCGTGCGCGAGCGTCCGGCGCGGGTGGTCGTGCTGCCGGCGGATGCGCTGGCGCGGTGGCTGCGGGGCCGGCCCGTGGTGCTCGCGCCCGAGGAGGTGGGGCGGCTCGTGGCATCCGCTGCCCTGCCGTCGACGTGGGGGCAGAGCGGTGAGGTTGTGGAGGCGGATCACGACGCGTTCGAGCGGCTGCGCCTGGAGGTCGTGCGGGCGCGACGGCGCCGGTTGATGTGGGGCGGGGTCGTGATGGCGGCTGCGGTCGTTGCGCTCTTCGCGGTTGTGGGTGTGGCGGTCGGAGCGGTCGCGGGAACCTAG
- a CDS encoding FitA-like ribbon-helix-helix domain-containing protein, with translation MPVDITIRAVPNDVLDELAARARRSGRSLQEYLRAELARLAAGPSVKDALATIREHARRYPRISTDEILAARAADRR, from the coding sequence ATGCCGGTGGACATCACGATTCGGGCGGTACCCAACGACGTGCTGGACGAACTCGCTGCGCGGGCTCGTCGGTCGGGGCGGTCACTGCAGGAGTACCTGCGCGCGGAACTCGCGCGGCTCGCTGCGGGGCCATCGGTGAAGGACGCTCTGGCGACGATTCGGGAGCACGCCCGCCGGTATCCGCGTATCTCCACGGACGAGATCCTCGCCGCGCGCGCTGCGGACCGGCGGTGA